The proteins below come from a single Candidatus Poribacteria bacterium genomic window:
- a CDS encoding Gfo/Idh/MocA family oxidoreductase has protein sequence MEPVRIGYVGCGFMAQKVHIPNFAGVSDCRIVALAEVRSALGRKVQARYGIPKLYRDHHELGADPEIEAVAVSADFALQGEIAKDLLGAGKHVFMEKPMAVSVEQGEAIVEACRASGRKLMVGYMKRYDAGNEIVHERVAAFRQSGELGAITFARNHGFCGDWIANLDTPMETTDEAKPGAPAKTPDWLPKEWAGKYLGYLQQYTHNINLLRWVLDAGDDVRVKSVDLNDDGYTGIVVFDMAGTRAVLESGGISHYRWDEHTQVYFQHGWVHTWAPPLLLKNTPADVEIYRAGKEQTFEHPVPQPRWTWSYRREAEHFVANVRSPKPFRSSAEDTLTDVRLFEDIYRVFLDGQR, from the coding sequence ATGGAACCTGTCCGCATCGGCTACGTCGGCTGCGGCTTCATGGCGCAGAAGGTGCACATTCCCAACTTCGCGGGCGTCTCCGACTGCCGGATCGTCGCTCTCGCGGAGGTGCGGTCGGCTCTGGGCAGGAAGGTGCAGGCACGCTACGGCATTCCGAAGCTCTATCGGGATCATCACGAGCTCGGCGCCGATCCGGAAATCGAGGCAGTTGCCGTTTCCGCCGACTTTGCGCTGCAGGGCGAGATCGCCAAGGACTTGCTCGGTGCTGGGAAGCACGTCTTCATGGAGAAGCCGATGGCGGTGTCCGTGGAGCAAGGGGAAGCCATCGTCGAAGCGTGCCGGGCGTCGGGCAGGAAGTTGATGGTCGGCTACATGAAGCGCTATGACGCGGGCAACGAGATCGTCCACGAACGCGTCGCGGCGTTCCGGCAGTCCGGCGAGCTCGGCGCGATCACCTTCGCGCGGAACCACGGCTTCTGCGGCGACTGGATCGCCAACCTCGACACGCCCATGGAGACGACTGACGAGGCGAAGCCCGGCGCTCCCGCCAAGACGCCCGACTGGCTCCCGAAGGAATGGGCAGGCAAGTACCTCGGCTACCTGCAGCAGTACACCCACAATATCAACCTGCTGCGATGGGTTCTCGACGCAGGGGACGACGTGCGGGTCAAGTCGGTGGATCTGAACGACGACGGTTACACGGGGATCGTCGTGTTCGACATGGCGGGGACGCGCGCGGTTCTGGAGTCAGGCGGCATCTCGCACTACCGATGGGACGAGCACACGCAGGTCTACTTCCAGCACGGCTGGGTGCACACGTGGGCTCCGCCGCTCCTCCTCAAGAACACGCCCGCCGACGTGGAGATCTATCGCGCCGGGAAGGAGCAGACCTTCGAACATCCGGTTCCGCAGCCGCGCTGGACGTGGTCGTACCGGCGCGAGGCGGAGCATTTCGTCGCCAACGTGCGGTCGCCGAAGCCGTTCCGATCATCCGCCGAGGACACGTTGACGGACGTGCGGCTGTTCGAGGACATCTACCGCGTGTTCCTCGACGGACAGCGGTAG
- a CDS encoding NAD(P)/FAD-dependent oxidoreductase, giving the protein MASRTIVILGGGIGGIVAANELRRELPREHRIVLIERNAEHAFAASFLWVMVGGREPRQIVRPVRDLVSPGVELVHASVQRIDTGSRRVEHDAGSQEYDYLIVALGAELAQDAVPGLAEAAHTFYSLDGAIRLREALAAFTGGRVVLVVGGLPYKCPGAPHEGAMLIADYLRKRRLGDSTTVVLFTPEPQPMAVAGPELGSAVVSMLESRGIAFHPRHVLKSVDAQARQLHFDGKEPVPYDLLVTIPPHRSPRLLRESGLTNDAGWVPVDPQTLQTSVENIYAIGDVTALALPGRWNPDVPLALPKAGVFAHAQAKIVASRIAEQVRGGSSAAVFCGDGYCMLEAGEDLAGFAYGNFFAEPSPQVHLRRIGKAWHWGKVLFEKWWLSPLGLRRKCLGAVIRLGGGLLRIPGDL; this is encoded by the coding sequence ATGGCTTCTCGAACGATCGTGATACTCGGCGGAGGTATCGGAGGCATCGTCGCCGCGAACGAGCTCCGCCGTGAGTTGCCGCGGGAGCATCGCATCGTCCTGATCGAGCGGAACGCGGAGCACGCCTTCGCCGCATCGTTTCTGTGGGTGATGGTGGGCGGCCGCGAGCCGCGACAGATCGTCCGCCCTGTGCGCGATCTCGTCAGCCCGGGCGTCGAGCTCGTCCACGCCTCGGTTCAGCGGATCGACACTGGGAGCCGCCGGGTCGAACACGACGCCGGAAGCCAGGAGTACGATTACCTGATCGTCGCGCTCGGAGCCGAGCTCGCGCAGGACGCCGTTCCGGGCTTGGCGGAAGCCGCGCACACGTTCTACAGTCTCGACGGCGCGATCCGACTGCGCGAGGCGCTCGCGGCGTTCACCGGCGGACGCGTCGTGCTGGTCGTCGGCGGCCTGCCGTACAAGTGCCCGGGCGCGCCGCACGAAGGCGCGATGCTCATCGCCGACTATCTTCGGAAGCGCCGCCTGGGCGACAGCACAACGGTTGTGTTGTTCACGCCGGAGCCGCAGCCGATGGCGGTTGCGGGACCCGAGCTCGGGAGCGCCGTCGTTTCCATGCTCGAATCGCGCGGCATCGCGTTCCACCCGCGCCACGTCCTCAAGTCGGTGGATGCGCAGGCGCGTCAGCTCCACTTCGACGGGAAGGAGCCGGTTCCGTACGACCTGCTCGTCACGATCCCGCCACACCGCTCGCCGCGACTGCTCCGCGAGTCGGGTCTGACGAACGATGCCGGCTGGGTTCCCGTCGATCCGCAGACGCTGCAGACATCCGTCGAGAACATCTACGCCATCGGCGACGTGACGGCGCTCGCCCTGCCGGGGCGCTGGAACCCGGACGTTCCGCTGGCGCTCCCGAAGGCGGGCGTGTTCGCCCACGCCCAGGCGAAGATCGTCGCGTCGCGAATCGCCGAGCAGGTGCGCGGGGGATCGTCTGCAGCCGTGTTCTGCGGCGATGGCTATTGTATGTTGGAGGCTGGCGAAGACCTCGCGGGATTCGCGTACGGCAACTTCTTCGCGGAGCCATCGCCGCAGGTGCATCTCCGCCGGATCGGCAAGGCGTGGCATTGGGGCAAGGTGCTCTTCGAGAAGTGGTGGCTCAGTCCTCTGGGACTCCGACGGAAGTGCCTTGGAGCCGTGATCCGCTTGGGCGGAGGGCTCCTCCGTATTCCCGGCGACCTCTAG